CTACCCGACGGCCGAGGATCTCCGCAACGATCTTCGTCGTTACCTGTCCGGTGCCCATCAGGTCCCGGGCGGCGCGGCCGGCGGTGCCGCCGCGACCCCGGCCGCGGCCGCTCCGGCCCCCGCGATCGATGCGACGACGGTGGTGCCCACCACGCCGGCGGCATCCCCGGCGATCGTCGGCCCGCCGGTCACTGCGGCGCAGCCGGGGGTCGTTCTCGATCCCAACGCGCTCGCGGCCCAATACGGCAGCGGTGGCTACTACTACGACGACGAGCCGCCCCGAGACGACTGGAAGCGCACCGTCGCCCTCCTCGTCGGTCTCGGTGTGCTGATCTTCATCCTCGGCTTCCTCACCATCGCCTTCGGGCGCCAACTCGGTCTCTTCGGCGACGACGGAGGCGGCTCCGACGATGCCGCGGTCGAGAAGATCGACGTGCCCAACCTCGAGGGGCTCGAACAGCTCGAGGCCGAGGCGCAACTCCGAGACCTGGATCTGGTTCCCGTCGTCACCGAGCGGCGCAACCAGAACGTCGACGCCGGTCTCGTCTTCGACCAGTCACCGCCGGCGGGTCAGAAGCTCGACCCGGGCCAGGAGGTCGAGATCATCGTCAGTACGGGCGAGGCGATCACCGTGCCCTCGGTGATCTCGCTGACCGAGACCGCCGCGATCGCCCTGCTCGCCGAGCGGGGCTACACCGCCGATCCGCAGCCGGAAGCGAGTGTCCAGGAGGTCGGCACGGTCATCAGTCAGAATCCGGTGCCCGGCACGGAGCATCCGCTCGACCAGCCGGTCGTCATCAAGGTCTCGACCGGCCCCGAACAGGTCGTCGTTCCCGACCTGAAGGGCCGAGACGTCGCCCAGGCCTTCAACCAGCTGCAGGACCTCGGGTTCACGATCGCCGACGACACCATCAAGGAAGCGTCCGACACGGTCGACGAGGGCGATGTCACCCGTACCGATCCGGCGGCCGACAGCATCGTGGCGGTGGGAACACCGATCACGATCTATGTGTCGTCGGGCGTCGAACAGGTGTCGGTGCCCTCGGTCATCACCCTGTTCTACGACACGGCCGAGTTGACGCTGCGCAACCAGGGCCTCGTCCCCGTGCCGCAGTTCCGGACGGTGCCGTTCGGCGATCCTCAGGTCGGTCTCGTGATCGAACAGAACCCCGGCAGCTTCACGCTGGTCGACAAGGGATCGGAAGTGGTCATCGTGGTCGGCGAAGCGGGGCCGGAACCGACGACGACCACCACGACGACCACCACGACCACACTGCCCGAAGGCGGATAGTCCGCCTCAGGCGTCGGCGACGATGCCGCAGCGGGTCAGGAAGTTCCGCAGCAGGTCGTGACCGGCGTTGGTCAGCACCGACTCGGGATGGAACTGCACGCCCTCGACATCGAACTCGCGGTGCCGCAGGCCCATGATGAGTCCGTCGTCGGTCTCCGCGGTGATCTCGAGACAGTCGGGGATCGTCGAGCGGTCGACGATCAGCGAGTGGTAGCGGGTTGCTTCGACCGGGTTGGGGAGACCGGCGAACACGCCGATGTCGTGGTGACGCACGAACGAGGTCTTGCCGTGCATCACCTCGGGGGCCCGTATCACGTCGCCGCCGTAGACCTGGCCCATGCACTGCATGCCGAGGCACACCCCGAAGATCGGCACGGTGCCTCGCAACTCCTCGAGGACCGCGAGTGACACACCCGAGTCGTCGGGCGTCCCCGGGCCCGGCGAGATCAGGATCCCGTCGGGGTCGAGTGCGCGGATACCGTCGAGATCGATCTCGTCGTGGCGGTACACGACCGGCGTCGCCCCGAGCTCGCCGAGGTACTGCACGAGGATGTAGACGAACGAGTCGTAGTTGTCGATGACGAGAATCGTCGGCGAGTCACTCACGCCACCGAACCTACCGGTCTTGCTGTCCATGTGGGAGACCGTTTCCTGCCCGTCGACAGCACCCCGCCCCCGAGAAAGTACGCCGGGGTCAGACACCGTTACTTTCTCGGACGGGCGTCAGTCCTCGGATGCGGCCGAGGGCTTGACGGCACCCGACAGCTGGGCGAGCTCGGCCTGCTGGGCCAGCTCCTCTTCGGCTCGCTTGGTCTCGCCGGTCTCGATGGCACCGAGCACGTGGATGGCGATGTCGGCCACACGGACCTCGTCCTCTTCCTTGCCCGCGGCCTTCACACCGTCGTCCATCATCACGTAGCAGAACGGACAGGCCGTCGCGACCCGGGTGGCCCCGGTCTCGACGAGTTCCCTGGCCCGGACGTCGTTGACCTTCTCGCCGACGGTCTCCTCCATCCACATGCGGGCCCCGCCGGCGCCGCAACACATGCCCTTGGTGCCGTTGCGTTCGGCTTCGACGATCTCGATGCCACCGAGCTTGCCGAGCACCTTGCGGGGGGCCATGTAGACGTCGTTGTGGCGACCGAGGTAGCAGCTGTCGTGGTAGACGACGCGCTCCTCGAGCTCGGCGCCGTCGAGATCGAGGCGACCCTGGTCGACCAGCCATTCGAGGAACTGCGAGTGGTGCACGACCTCGTAGTGACCACCCAGCTGCGGGTACTCGTTGGCCAGCGTGTTGAAACAGTGGGGGCACTGGGTGACGATCTTCTTGACGCCCATGGTGTTGAGCGTCTCGATGTTCTGGCTCGCGAGCATCTGGAAGAGGTACTCGTTGCCCGAGCGGCGGGCGGAGTCGCCCGTGCAGTTCTCGGCCGGGCCGAGGATGGCGAAGTCGACGTCGGCGCGCTGCATGAGCTTGGCCATCGCCTGGGTGACCTTCTTGTTCTTGTCGTCGAACGAGCCGGCGCAGCCGACCCAGTAGAGGTACTCGGCCTCGATCGGATCGGAGCCGTCGATGATGTTGATGCCGTCCATGCCGTTGGCCCAGTCGGCCCGTTCGCTCTGGCTCATGCCCCACGGGTTGGCCGAGTTCTCCATCGAACGGAACGCGTTGCCGAGCTCCGACGGGAAGTCGGACTCCATCAGCGTGAGGTAGCGCCGCATGTCGAGGATCTTGTCGAGGATCTCGATGTTGACGGGGCAGATCTCGTCGCACGCCTTGCACGAGGTGCAGGCCCACAGCTCGTCCTGCGTGATGCGGTCGAACATCCAGTTGGCCGGAACGGTGATGTCGCCGTCGACCCCGATCGGGGGTGACACGGCCGGATCGCCGGTGCGGGCCATGACCTCGCCGGTCTTCAGCACGATCTCGCGCGGGTCGAGCGGCTTGCCGGTGGCGTGCGCGGGGCACACCGACGTGCACCGACCGCACATGGTGCAGGCGTCGGTGTCGAGCAGCTGCTTCCAGGTGAAGTCCTCGATGACGGAGGCGCCGAAGGTCTCGAGCTCGGTTTCGCCCGAGACGAGGTTGGGCATCGGCTTCATCGCGCCCTTCGGACGGTCCTTGTCCTTCAGATACATGTTGAGCGGCGAGGTGAACATGTGGCGCAGCATCGTGGTGGGGAGGATCACCAGGAACGCGATGAAGCTGAGCACGTGGGCGATCCACCAGGCCTGGTGCCAACCGGCGACGTTGTCCCAGCCGTCGACCAGGTCGGCGAGCGGGTAGCCGATGAAGCTCCACTTCTCGAACTCGGGCAGGCCCTGCTCGGCGATACGGAACATCTCGGCGCCGAAGCCGGTGACGGCGATGGCGAAGAACACGCCCAGGATCACCGCGTGTTCGGGCTTGCTCTTGATGCGGATGCGGTAGGGACGCCAGCTCCACGGGCCGTAGCGGCGGACGATGGCCCACACGATGCCCACCAGGAAGACGAGACCGGCCGCGTCGCCGACCATGGCGTAGGCCCGATAGACGTCGCCGTGGAGGAACTTGATGCTCTCCGGGACCTGATGGTTGACCTCGAGCACCGTGGTGACCGCGAGCAGCACCAGGAAGCCGAAATAGATCATCGAGTGCATGATCCCGGCGCCCGGTTCGCGCAGCAGGGTCTGCATGTAGACGCCGGCGCGGAAGTCCTTGGCGCGCTTCGGCGCGTTCTTCAGGGTGGTGCGGCGGTTGTCGGGGCGGCCTCGTTCCCAGTTCTTCACCCGCATCGCGAACATGTAGGCGCCATAGACGAGCAGCAGCGGGATCACCGTGTAGAAGGTGAGCTTCAGCCCGGTCGGCACGTTCTCGAAGACCTCGCGCTGCACTGCACTCTCGTCGTGCCAGTTGGTGATGCTCGGGATGACGCCCGAGGTGGCGGTGAAGAGTGCGATCCCGGCACCGAGAGCGATGACGAGATGATGGGGCTTGAGGCGCGAATTCATGGCGTGGCAAAGATACCTCTCTCTCCGGAGCGGGTGCGCATCCAGGAGAATCGATCAGGCCCACGGTTCATCTCGGCGAAACAATGGCGAAATCCATGGCTGTCAGCGTGGGGTCATGGACATCACGCTGATTCGATGGCCTGCCGAGGCTGACCGTCTCCCGGAGTTGCGCGGTGCCCGTGTGCCGCGACTGCTGCTGG
This is a stretch of genomic DNA from Acidimicrobiales bacterium. It encodes these proteins:
- the pknB gene encoding Stk1 family PASTA domain-containing Ser/Thr kinase → MSDQGPTVFNGRYELLRHIARGGMADVYLARDELLDREVALKVLFPEFANDPNFVERFRREAQAAANLNHPNIVGIYDWGQERGTYYIVMEHVSGRSMSDVLRSTGPLQPDRAAEIAADVASALSTAHQAGLVHRDVKLGNILVSDGGDVKVADFGIATALAGGTDAGLTQHGSVMGTATYFSPEQAQGKQVDGRSDLYSLGVVLYEMLAGTPPFQADTPIAVAYKHVQEKPETLLERGVPVAKSLNAITMKLLAKNPANRYPTAEDLRNDLRRYLSGAHQVPGGAAGGAAATPAAAAPAPAIDATTVVPTTPAASPAIVGPPVTAAQPGVVLDPNALAAQYGSGGYYYDDEPPRDDWKRTVALLVGLGVLIFILGFLTIAFGRQLGLFGDDGGGSDDAAVEKIDVPNLEGLEQLEAEAQLRDLDLVPVVTERRNQNVDAGLVFDQSPPAGQKLDPGQEVEIIVSTGEAITVPSVISLTETAAIALLAERGYTADPQPEASVQEVGTVISQNPVPGTEHPLDQPVVIKVSTGPEQVVVPDLKGRDVAQAFNQLQDLGFTIADDTIKEASDTVDEGDVTRTDPAADSIVAVGTPITIYVSSGVEQVSVPSVITLFYDTAELTLRNQGLVPVPQFRTVPFGDPQVGLVIEQNPGSFTLVDKGSEVVIVVGEAGPEPTTTTTTTTTTTLPEGG
- a CDS encoding aminodeoxychorismate/anthranilate synthase component II → MSDSPTILVIDNYDSFVYILVQYLGELGATPVVYRHDEIDLDGIRALDPDGILISPGPGTPDDSGVSLAVLEELRGTVPIFGVCLGMQCMGQVYGGDVIRAPEVMHGKTSFVRHHDIGVFAGLPNPVEATRYHSLIVDRSTIPDCLEITAETDDGLIMGLRHREFDVEGVQFHPESVLTNAGHDLLRNFLTRCGIVADA
- a CDS encoding heterodisulfide reductase-related iron-sulfur binding cluster, coding for MNSRLKPHHLVIALGAGIALFTATSGVIPSITNWHDESAVQREVFENVPTGLKLTFYTVIPLLLVYGAYMFAMRVKNWERGRPDNRRTTLKNAPKRAKDFRAGVYMQTLLREPGAGIMHSMIYFGFLVLLAVTTVLEVNHQVPESIKFLHGDVYRAYAMVGDAAGLVFLVGIVWAIVRRYGPWSWRPYRIRIKSKPEHAVILGVFFAIAVTGFGAEMFRIAEQGLPEFEKWSFIGYPLADLVDGWDNVAGWHQAWWIAHVLSFIAFLVILPTTMLRHMFTSPLNMYLKDKDRPKGAMKPMPNLVSGETELETFGASVIEDFTWKQLLDTDACTMCGRCTSVCPAHATGKPLDPREIVLKTGEVMARTGDPAVSPPIGVDGDITVPANWMFDRITQDELWACTSCKACDEICPVNIEILDKILDMRRYLTLMESDFPSELGNAFRSMENSANPWGMSQSERADWANGMDGINIIDGSDPIEAEYLYWVGCAGSFDDKNKKVTQAMAKLMQRADVDFAILGPAENCTGDSARRSGNEYLFQMLASQNIETLNTMGVKKIVTQCPHCFNTLANEYPQLGGHYEVVHHSQFLEWLVDQGRLDLDGAELEERVVYHDSCYLGRHNDVYMAPRKVLGKLGGIEIVEAERNGTKGMCCGAGGARMWMEETVGEKVNDVRARELVETGATRVATACPFCYVMMDDGVKAAGKEEDEVRVADIAIHVLGAIETGETKRAEEELAQQAELAQLSGAVKPSAASED